The genomic interval TTTCACATTTCCATTATGATCGATTAGAATATTATGCGGCTTTATATCCCGATGAATAATTTGATTATCATGTGCATGTTGAATCCCAGATACAATTTGTTCCATAATATTTACGGCTTTTCTAGGATGAACAGGTGCAAACTGCTGTATGTATTGTTTTAACGTCTGACCCTCTACATATTCCATAACGATATAGTAAATGTTATCTTCTTCTCCAACATCATAAATACTAACTACATTAGGGTGAGCTAGACTCGTAGCAGATTGCGCTTCTCTTCTAAACCTTTTAATAAATTCGTCATCGTTAGAAAAATCAAATCGTAGCACTTTCATGGCTACGTCTCTTTCCAGAATCATATCTCGGGCTAAATAGACATTAGCCATTCCGCCTCCGCCTATGACTTCTAGAATTTTATAACGACCACTAATCCGTTTACCTATTAACACAGCTCTTCACCTAATTCATGATTTGCCGTCATTTTTAGTAAAACTAGAGAAATATTGTCTTCTCCGCCATTTTCATTTGCTAACTGTACAAGTGATGTCGCTTTCTGTGAAAGTGGTTGATTGTTTGACAATTCACCATACATTTCATCATCCGATACCTTATTAGATAATCCATCAGAACATAATAATAATACATCGCCTTGATCGATTTCTATTGTAGATACATCAAGCTCAACTTTTTGTTCTGTACCAAGAGCTCGTAGAAGAACGTTTTTCCGTGGATGATGTTCGGCATCTTCCTTGGAAATTTGGCCGGACCTAACTAATTCATTTACAAGTGAATGATCATTTGTTACTTGTTTATACCCACTGTTATTCAATAAGTAACAACGACTATCACCTATATGTCCAATCGTAGCAAATTTAGAAGTAACAAGTGCACCGACAATTGTTGTCCCCATTCCTTGACATTCTG from Metabacillus sediminilitoris carries:
- a CDS encoding Stp1/IreP family PP2C-type Ser/Thr phosphatase, which gives rise to MSDRGKVRQHNEDCVGVFENEIGVLAIVADGMGGHLAGDVASQMTINTFETLWNQVKNIENPKEAEAWFLTSVEEVNKAVYEHSLSHPECQGMGTTIVGALVTSKFATIGHIGDSRCYLLNNSGYKQVTNDHSLVNELVRSGQISKEDAEHHPRKNVLLRALGTEQKVELDVSTIEIDQGDVLLLCSDGLSNKVSDDEMYGELSNNQPLSQKATSLVQLANENGGEDNISLVLLKMTANHELGEELC